From one Planococcus citri chromosome 3, ihPlaCitr1.1, whole genome shotgun sequence genomic stretch:
- the LOC135839977 gene encoding putative fatty acyl-CoA reductase CG5065 isoform X2: MGLSDKDRNMLISKVSFIFHGAAILKMNADLRTAVNVNTTGTIRMLDLAQQMIKLEAFVYISTAYCNCEKNTVEEKIYPSKHDPYDVINLTRWMEPKLLEIITPKLIYPSPNTYIYTKRLAETLLPNYSTKVPIIVARPSIGTFTWME; this comes from the exons ATGGGTTTGTCAGATAAAGATCGCAATATGTTAATAAGTAAAGTATCATTTATATTCCATGGCGCtgctattttgaaaatgaatgccGATTTACGTACAGCTGTAAATGTGAATACTACTGGAACAATACGAATGTTAGATTTGGCGCAACAGATGATAAAATTGGAA GCGTTTGTTTATATATCTACAGCGTATTGTAATTGCGAAAAGAATacagttgaagaaaaaatatacccTTCAAAACATGATCCTTATGATGTGATTAATCTTACTCGTTGGATGGAACCTAAATTATTGGAAATAATAACACCCAA ATTGATTTATCCATCGCCGAATACATACATTTACACGAAACGACTGGCAGAAACATTATTACCAAATTACTCAACTAAAGTCCCTATTATCGTGGCTAGACCAAGTATAG GAACCTTTACCTGGATGGAATGA
- the LOC135839977 gene encoding fatty acyl-CoA reductase 1-like isoform X3: MLDLAQQMIKLEAFVYISTAYCNCEKNTVEEKIYPSKHDPYDVINLTRWMEPKLLEIITPKLIYPSPNTYIYTKRLAETLLPNYSTKVPIIVARPSIVVPSFKEPLPGWNDSFNGPIGFLLLEVKA, translated from the exons ATGTTAGATTTGGCGCAACAGATGATAAAATTGGAA GCGTTTGTTTATATATCTACAGCGTATTGTAATTGCGAAAAGAATacagttgaagaaaaaatatacccTTCAAAACATGATCCTTATGATGTGATTAATCTTACTCGTTGGATGGAACCTAAATTATTGGAAATAATAACACCCAA ATTGATTTATCCATCGCCGAATACATACATTTACACGAAACGACTGGCAGAAACATTATTACCAAATTACTCAACTAAAGTCCCTATTATCGTGGCTAGACCAAGTATAG TTGTTCCATCGTTCAAGGAACCTTTACCTGGATGGAATGATAGTTTCAATGGTCCGATAGGATTTTTGCTGCTGGAGGTAAAGGCATAA
- the LOC135839977 gene encoding putative fatty acyl-CoA reductase CG5065 isoform X1: MGLSDKDRNMLISKVSFIFHGAAILKMNADLRTAVNVNTTGTIRMLDLAQQMIKLEAFVYISTAYCNCEKNTVEEKIYPSKHDPYDVINLTRWMEPKLLEIITPKLIYPSPNTYIYTKRLAETLLPNYSTKVPIIVARPSIVVPSFKEPLPGWNDSFNGPIGFLLLEVKA, encoded by the exons ATGGGTTTGTCAGATAAAGATCGCAATATGTTAATAAGTAAAGTATCATTTATATTCCATGGCGCtgctattttgaaaatgaatgccGATTTACGTACAGCTGTAAATGTGAATACTACTGGAACAATACGAATGTTAGATTTGGCGCAACAGATGATAAAATTGGAA GCGTTTGTTTATATATCTACAGCGTATTGTAATTGCGAAAAGAATacagttgaagaaaaaatatacccTTCAAAACATGATCCTTATGATGTGATTAATCTTACTCGTTGGATGGAACCTAAATTATTGGAAATAATAACACCCAA ATTGATTTATCCATCGCCGAATACATACATTTACACGAAACGACTGGCAGAAACATTATTACCAAATTACTCAACTAAAGTCCCTATTATCGTGGCTAGACCAAGTATAG TTGTTCCATCGTTCAAGGAACCTTTACCTGGATGGAATGATAGTTTCAATGGTCCGATAGGATTTTTGCTGCTGGAGGTAAAGGCATAA
- the LOC135839102 gene encoding uncharacterized protein LOC135839102 → MADLPETGVRPSPPFAVVGVDFAGPFTRKPDIRSRSKTELKAYIAVFVCFSTKAVHLDTVSDLSTPAFLACFKRFVSRRGLPQIMYSDNGTNFVGAYNELNRQFDNIMREPIVQNFSLAHNVEWRFNPPAAPHMGGLWESAVRIMKNYLYRIIGTQRLVLDELTTFITEVEAIMNSRPLVPLTSNVNPDALTPGHFLIGRPLVALPEEYTEASNISSIQRWKLVNQLRNHFWRRWSDEYLRSLQKRTKWCTPAAQPVQINNIVLVSDKQSPPLVWPLGRITKLYPGKDGQIRVVDLITRNGASLKRPVVKLIPLISAASSPDDSVSGGGMSR, encoded by the coding sequence ATGGCTGATTTGCCTGAAACCGGAGTAAGGCCATCGCCACCATTCGCAGTAGTTGGAGTGGACTTTGCCGGTCCATTCACCCGTAAACCAGATATTCGAAGTCGCAGTAAAACCGAGCTGAAGGCGTACATAGCAGTATTTGTTTGCTTCAGCACCAAAGCAGTTCATCTCGACACAGTTTCCGACTTATCTACACCAGCATTCTTAGCGTGCTTCAAACGCTTTGTTTCCAGGAGAGGCCTACCTCAAATCATGTACTCCGACAATGGTACCAATTTTGTTGGCGCCTACAACGAGTTAAATCGCCAATTCGATAACATTATGCGCGAGCCAATAGTTCAGAATTTCTCTCTTGCTCATAACGTCGAATGGCGCTTCAATCCACCCGCAGCTCCTCATATGGGAGGCCTGTGGGAGTCAGCAGTCCGCATCATGAAGAACTACCTTTATCGCATCATTGGCACTCAAAGGTTAGTTCTAGATGAACTCACAACGTTCATAACCGAAGTGGAGGCAATCATGAATTCTCGTCCCCTAGTGCCTCTCACTTCGAACGTCAATCCTGATGCACTGACGCCGGGTCACTTCCTCATAGGAAGACCCCTAGTAGCCTTGCCAGAAGAGTACACCGAAGCCTCCAACATCTCGTCCATCCAGCGTTGGAAGTTGGTCAATCAGCTGAGAAACCACTTTTGGCGAAGGTGGTCTGACGAATATTTGCGCTCTCTCCAGAAACGCACCAAATGGTGCACTCCAGCAGCTCAGCCAGTTCAGATCAACAACATAGTCCTAGTATCAGACAAGCAATCTCCTCCTCTTGTTTGGCCGCTTGGTAGAATTACGAAGCTCTACCCAGGCAAAGATGGTCAAATTAGAGTCGTTGACCTAATTACCCGTAATGGCGCGTCCCTCAAGCGCCCAGTTGTCAAGCTAATCCCGCTAATCAGCGCTGCAAGCAGTCCAGATGACTCCGTCAGCGGCGGCGGGATGTCAAGATAG
- the LOC135839101 gene encoding uncharacterized protein LOC135839101: MVLPNRNSPEGIKRLRENIKSIFLSHQSWIENPSIAKSSREIQKRIQLLEEKYRELSELNNELLLQDESETSEFGIAMESLYLDLVSRLETLLDDRKEDVLSANGSEYRSCANNSPAVRLPKLNLPHFSEGAELWPSFYQRFTSSLRAPYLTDLDRFQYLDTCLTGEAAQVIANIDILEENYQPAIDLLRRRYENTRLNLRLNLRKLFSLPAAATSNSPAALRDLLSVSLSTVRAIENLGFKRDALANELIVQLIISKLDSKSCELWETLLAKQLAKELALAKANLEGSTEEKVVESDSYEDLMNFLETRLQVISAVYSNPASKTPVSSAIAKPKQKSVLVTSVQQNSANTSAPASQQHSARSFQQNGQPRVCTVCQGPHSVYQCPSFQGQSVDERYQTIRKLRLCANCLSSRHWSTACTSSTCRKCGKKHHTLLHGANTGAVPSAPSAAQGSPAVNSTTQSSVDSLSAAAVTPSSPSISSVVSAVAHRQASGVLLGTAIVKASYQHRSSSATVLLDGASHVSLITRRLQQELQSPLAATSTNVTGVGNSATFVRHKTRLSITNRVGTFSIDISPLVVDQITEPLPTETFKTSIDWGFLSGYELADPQYNDRKEIDLLIGADLLYDILLPDFRRNVNAPVLQSSCLGWLLIGPYLSASVPKPTQLQCHVTLARSELLAVKQFLGLDEPPRSKDSLSVEEITCEQIYKETHQRDPVSGRFTLTLPKRSNKTLGDSRHLAIKRLHRNPSAEYQAFLKEYEALGHLSRCLPPQPNQITYYIPHHAVFKDGKIRVVFDASMKSSNGVSLNELLLTGPSIQPTLFEILLRFCLLRHAFSADIVKMFRQFLVTARDRDLQRIVMLDESGHIVDAQLNTVTYGTTPAMFQSTRSLEQIAKDGESQYPNAAAVLRRNTYVDDVLSGADTRQDMESLQAELIALLKTACLELGKWRIVSDTSAPQPLCNDNEGRALGVHWNTNTDEFSFPALAKFYTSGQLTRRSSLSQVSKIFDPLGYLAPISISGKLLIQELWGDSISWDDPVSADFQHRFEKFICDAIATASLSFPRFIGSPSNPTFELHGFSDASKSAYAACVYSRFVNSNQSVTVRLVASKTRVAPQRQPRTIPELELCAAALLVELLNSVSAAIQHPVSSCKAYTDSTIVLAYLAKDATHWVPYVANRVRRIVKSVPVESWRHIPGEINPADIATRVQSFSEFKSRQKLWLCGPDFLQDPDSLQSSPIESSATVLASIATSVPVTESLNVVLYLLHRFSEYSRVLSAVMALLRVKAYLVAKVRNTSAPGGQFSVKERRRAELIILQAVQTDAFNVELK, encoded by the coding sequence ATGGTGTTACCTAATAGAAATTCGCCAGAAGGCATAAAACGTCTTCGTGAAAATATCAAATCAATCTTCTTATCACATCAATCATGGATTGAAAATCCATCAATAGCAAAGTCATCGAGAGAAATTCAGAAACGAATCCAACTACTAGAAGAAAAGTATAGAGAGCTTTCTGAACTCAATAACGAACTTCTCCTTCAAGATGAGAGTGAAACTAGTGAATTTGGTATAGCGATGGAATCACTCTATCTTGATCTTGTGTCTAGGCTAGAAACCTTACTAGATGATCGTAAGGAAGACGTTCTTTCCGCCAATGGCTCAGAGTACCGTAGCTGTGCTAATAATTCTCCAGCAGTTCGCCTACCAAAGCTCAACCTACCACACTTCAGTGAGGGTGCCGAATTGTGGCCTAGTTTTTATCAGCGTTTCACTTCAAGCCTACGTGCTCCCTACCTCACCGACCTAGATCGATTCCAATACCTAGATACCTGTCTCACAGGTGAGGCGGCGCAAGTTATAGCAAACATTGACATCCTTGAAGAGAATTATCAGCCTGCCATAGACCTACTCCGTCGTAGGTATGAAAATACACGTCTCAATTTACGTCTCAACTTACGTAAATTATTTTCGTTACCGGCGGCGGCCACTAGTAACTCTCCAGCAGCTCTCAGAGATTTATTGAGCGTGTCTCTCTCTACGGTGCGTGCCATCGAGAATCTTGGTTTCAAGAGAGACGCGTTAGCAAATGAGCTTATCGTACAGCTCATTATATCGAAGTTAGATTCAAAGTCCTGTGAGCTCTGGGAGACCTTGCTGGCTAAGCAGCTAGCTAAAGAGTTAGCTCTAGCCAAGGCAAATCTCGAAGGCTCAACGGAGGAAAAAGTCGTAGAGAGTGACTCATATGAAGACCTCATGAACTTCTTAGAAACTCGATTACAAGTCATCTCTGCAGTTTACTCCAATCCAGCGAGTAAGACACCAGTCTCATCCGCTATAGCCAAACCCAAGCAGAAATCAGTTCTTGTCACTTCAGTGCAGCAGAATTCAGCCAATACTTCAGCTCCTGCCTCTCAGCAGCACTCAGCTCGTAGTTTTCAACAGAATGGTCAGCCTAGAGTCTGTACTGTGTGCCAAGGTCCTCATTCAGTATACCAGTGTCCTAGTTTTCAAGGCCAGAGTGTCGACGAACGTTATCAGACCATTCGCAAGCTGCGCCTATGCGCAAATTGCCTTTCTTCTCGCCACTGGTCAACTGCCTGTACTTCATCGACGTGCCGAAAGTGCGGCAAAAAGCATCATACTCTCCTTCATGGCGCCAATACTGGCGCAGTGCCGTCCGCCCCCTCAGCAGCTCAAGGGAGCCCAGCAGTCAATAGTACAACCCAGTCTTCAGTAGATTCTTTGTCAGCGGCGGCGGTCACCCCTTCCTCACCCAGCATCTCTTCAGTAGTCTCAGCAGTCGCGCATCGTCAGGCCTCCGGTGTCCTCCTCGGCACCGCCATAGTTAAAGCCAGCTACCAGCATCGTAGCTCCTCAGCAACAGTTCTACTTGATGGTGCGTCCCACGTGTCGTTAATCACGCGACGCCTTCAACAAGAGTTACAGTCTCCACTAGCAGCAACGAGTACAAACGTCACAGGTGTCGGTAACTCCGCCACATTTGTCCGACACAAGACAAGGCTGTCTATCACCAATCGAGTAGGCACCTTTAGTATCGATATTTCTCCGCTTGTCGTCGACCAGATTACAGAACCGTTACCAACTGAGACGTTTAAAACCAGTATCGATTGGGGATTCCTCAGCGGTTATGAACTCGCTGATCCTCAGTACAACGACCGTAAGGAGATTGACCTGCTTATCGGTGCGGACCTATTGTACGATATTCTGCTACCAGATTTCCGTCGCAACGTCAACGCACCTGTGTTGCAGTCCTCTTGTTTGGGATGGCTTCTCATTGGGCCATACCTTTCCGCTTCAGTACCGAAACCAACTCAGTTACAGTGCCATGTAACACTCGCTCGTTCAGAGCTTCTAGCAGTCAAGCAGTTTTTGGGCCTTGACGAGCCCCCGCGCTCCAAGGACTCCCTCTCAGTCGAAGAAATCACCTGTGAGCAGATTTACAAGGAGACACACCAACGAGATCCAGTTTCAGGCCGTTTCACCTTGACCTTGCCCAAGCGTTCCAATAAAACGTTGGGCGACTCTCGGCATCTAGCTATCAAACGCCTCCATAGAAACCCAAGTGCTGAATATCAGGCCTTCCTCAAGGAATATGAAGCTCTTGGTCACCTCTCTCGTTGCCTACCACCACAGCCGAACCAGATTACGTATTACATACCGCATCATGCTGTTTTCAAGGATGGTAAGATACGAGTCGTTTTCGATGCGAGTATGAAGTCTAGCAACGGTGTCTCTCTCAATGAATTACTGCTCACTGGTCCGTCAATTCAGCCCACTCTGTTCGAGATTCTACTCAGATTTTGTTTGTTACGTCATGCCTTCTCAGCCGACATAGTTAAGATGTTTCGTCAGTTCCTAGTTACAGCCAGAGACCGTGACCTCCAACGCATTGTCATGCTGGACGAGTCTGGTCACATCGTCGACGCCCAGTTGAACACCGTCACCTACGGTACAACTCCAGCTATGTTCCAGTCTACTCGCAGTTTAGAACAAATCGCCAAGGATGGCGAATCCCAGTATCCGAATGCTGCAGCTGTGTTACGCCGTAACACTTACGTCGACGATGTTTTATCTGGTGCCGACACTCGGCAAGATATGGAGAGCTTGCAGGCAGAACTCATTGCTCTTTTGAAGACTGCCTGCCTAGAACTCGGAAAATGGCGAATAGTAAGCGACACGTCAGCTCCCCAGCCTCTCTGTAACGACAATGAAGGTCGCGCACTTGGTGTTCACTGGAATACCAACACAGATGAATTCTCCTTCCCAGCtttagcaaaattttatacttctGGTCAGCTCACTCGTCGGTCATCTCTCTcacaagtttcgaaaatcttcGATCCTCTTGGCTACCTAGCACCCATCTCAATTTCGGGTAAACTTCTCATCCAAGAGCTTTGGGGAGATTCCATCAGTTGGGACGACCCAGTCAGCGCCGACTTTCAACATAGATTTGAGAAATTCATCTGTGATGCCATAGCTACAGCATCTCTCTCATTTCCACGCTTCATTGGCTCTCCTAGTAACCCAACGTTTGAGCTACATGGGTTCTCAGATGCCAGTAAGTCAGCCTACGCTGCCTGCGTCTATTCACGTTTTGTCAACAGCAATCAGTCGGTTACAGTCCGTCTAGTCGCCTCCAAGACTAGAGTAGCTCCTCAGCGTCAGCCACGTACTATTCCAGAGCTCGAACTTTGCGCAGCAGCCCTTCTAGTTGAGCTCTTGAATAGCGTTTCAGCAGCCATACAGCACCCCGTCAGTAGCTGTAAGGCATACACCGACTCAACCATAGTTCTGGCTTACCTAGCCAAGGATGCGACCCACTGGGTCCCATACGTTGCCAATCGCGTACGCCGAATTGTCAAATCCGTTCCAGTCGAATCATGGCGCCACATACCAGGTGAAATCAACCCAGCAGACATAGCAACCAGAGTACAGTCCTTCAGCGAGTTCAAGTCTCGTCAAAAGCTTTGGCTATGTGGCCCAGATTTTCTACAAGATCCAGATAGTCTTCAGTCGTCTCCAATAGAATCCAGTGCAACAGTCTTAGCATCGATAGCCACATCAGTTCCAGTCACAGAAAGCCTCAACGTCGTTCTCTACCTACTTCATCGATTCTCAGAGTATTCCAGAGTTCTCAGCGCAGTAATGGCTCTACTTCGAGTCAAAGCGTACCTTGTTGCAAAGGTACGCAACACTTCAGCTCCAGGTGGTCAGTTCTCAGTCAAGGAACGTCGACGCGCTGAATTGATCATCTTACAAGCAGTTCAGACCGACGCTTTCAATGTGGAACTCAAATGA